Genomic DNA from Methanosarcina sp. MTP4:
CCTTCCCATTCCTGTCTTTGACCGCAATGGCCTCTTTAGAGAAAAGGTAGAGGGATTCCACAAGGGAAAGTTGAAGCCGTTCAGTATCCAGCATTTTCCCGAAAAAGCCCCTGTTATAGAGGGATTCGGAAACGGAAGGGTCCCAGACAATCACCCTGTCTTCAAGAAAGGTCGCTTCGGAAAATACTTCAGGGTACGGTTCTGCCATATCTCCCTTAGGGGCATCACTTTTTACTTCATAGAAGGTGATGTCGCTTTCCCCGTCCACGACAGCAAGGATCAGCTGTTTGTGTACGTTTTCTGCCGCTGCTACAGCTTCCTGCAGGGCCTTTAGCGGAAGAGGCTGCCTTTCGGACTGGACCTGGACAAAAAGATTTGCAGCACTTTTCCCGGGGTGGCTGCCCCTGGGGTAGACCCTGAAGTCCGTGGTCGAGGGCTGGACATAGTACCCCCTTTCCTTCAGGTCCTTGTAAACAATATACTTCAACTCAAAATTAGGCTGCCTGAGGGAGGACTGTTCGAAAAAGGCCCTGAAATCCAGGTTTTTTCCTTCCAGCTCGATCTCGAGCTTCCCGCGGTACAGGAGAAATGCAGCTTCCACAAGCCTGAGTTCAAGCCCGTCACCTTTGGGCCGCCCGAAATAGCCGGTTTTATACAGTTCGTTGACAGCTTCCTTGCC
This window encodes:
- the endA gene encoding tRNA-intron lyase is translated as MKAKLKGDRVRAGKEAVNELYKTGYFGRPKGDGLELRLVEAAFLLYRGKLEIELEGKNLDFRAFFEQSSLRQPNFELKYIVYKDLKERGYYVQPSTTDFRVYPRGSHPGKSAANLFVQVQSERQPLPLKALQEAVAAAENVHKQLILAVVDGESDITFYEVKSDAPKGDMAEPYPEVFSEATFLEDRVIVWDPSVSESLYNRGFFGKMLDTERLQLSLVESLYLFSKEAIAVKDRNGKELTFGEFVENASGIETSFLQKYNVYKDLRDSGNVAKTGFKFGTHFRVYRKVESVQKIPHSEYLVDAIPADFEFRLPVMSGAVRLANSVRKRMLFAVEREEKVEYLDIGRVKM